In Acropora palmata chromosome 7, jaAcrPala1.3, whole genome shotgun sequence, one genomic interval encodes:
- the LOC141886281 gene encoding uncharacterized protein LOC141886281, producing the protein MATFKDARDLLLDSFEDDELSEDEFLLLNDLNTSKNPDFPYECYGKFDFDDMDDSECLAEFRFHKSDIPVLLDILQLPQTFVCRQGTKCDGIEGICIALRRAAYPSRYSDLIPRFGRPVAELSMISNLVLDTIYQQHHHRITQWNNTVLSPELLETYAHAVHQKGSPLSNCFGFIDGTVRPICRPRENQRIVYNGHKRVHALKFQSVALPNGLIANMYGPVEGKKHDSSMLTDSGLLHQLEHHAFSRAGEPMALYGDPAYPLRVHLQVPYRCAGMTPQMEEYNKAMSAVRISVEWLFGDTLNYFKFLDFKKNLKISLSAVGKMYITCAILRNALTCMYGNSTSEFFDLDPPSVYDYFA; encoded by the exons ATGGCAACATTTAAAGACGCTCGTGACCTTCTTCTCGATAGTTTTGAGGACGATGAATTATCAGAGGACGAATTCCTTCTTCTTAACGATTTAAATACATCAAAAAATCCAGATTTTCCTTATGAATGCTATGGGAAATTCGACTTTGACGATATGGATGACAGCGAGTGCTTGGCAGAGTTTCGTTTCCATAAAAGTGACATTCCCGTTCTCCTGGATATTCTTCAGCTCCCTCAGACCTTTGTCTGCCGACAAGGGACAAAGTGTGATGGGATTGAAGGGATTTGCATTGCACTAAGAAGAGCTGCCTATCCTTCTAGATACAGCGATTTGATTCCGCGGTTTGGGCGTCCAGTGGCGGAACTAAGTATGATTTCGAACCTCGTTCTGGACACAATTTACCAGCAACACCATCATAGAATTACACAGTGGAACAACACTGTTCTGAGTCCTGAACTCCTTGAAACGTACGCTCACGCAGTACACCAGAAAGGAAGTCCACTATCCAATTGTTTTGGCTTCATCGATGGGACGGTTCGTCCAATTTGCAGGCCTAGGGAAAATCAAAGAATCGTCTACAATGGGCATAAAAGGGTACATGCCCTAAAGTTTCAATCCGTGGCATTGCCGAATGGCTTAATAGCCAACATGTATGGCCCAGTAG AGGGAAAGAAACATGATTCTTCCATGTTAACTGATTCAGGCCTTCTCCATCAGCTGGAACATCATGCCTTTTCTCGGGCTGGGGAACCTATGGCTCTCTATGGGGATCCCGCTTATCCCCTTCGTGTGCACTTGCAAGTTCCCTACAGATGTGCAGGCATGACACCTCAAATGGAAGAGTACAATAAGGCCATGAGTGCTGTTCGCATTTCTGTGGAATGGCTCTTTGGTGACACCCTGAACTACTTCAAGTTTCttgactttaaaaaaaacttgaagattTCTCTTAGTGCTGTTGGAAAGATGTATATAACATGTGCTATTCTTCGCAACGCCTTGACATGCATGTATGGCAATTCGACCTCAGAGTTCTTTGACCTTGACCCTCCCAGTGTGTATGATTATTTTGCATAA
- the LOC141886295 gene encoding uncharacterized protein LOC141886295, whose amino-acid sequence MIWNEEKDELLCREIFAVDVFSGTKRNTVARGAKWEKVAENLNKQQDVFFKVDKRAVRDRYSNLSRELRKKIKNEEKASGIETEMTNLENALEDLIEREDAAESENRAVDDQKKQDRENAADMRNRAMESLGQTKKRKESDDSENEGRKLKERSNGNATVAYLREKN is encoded by the coding sequence ATGATATGGAATGAAGAGAAGGATGAACTGCTTTGTCGAGAGATTTTTGCTGTCGATGTATTTAGTGGCACCAAGAGAAATACTGTAGCAAGGGGGGCAAAATGGGAGAAGGTAGCTGAAAACcttaataaacaacaagacGTGTTTTTTAAAGTGGACAAGAGAGCAGTACGTGACCGCTATAGCAATCTTTCAAGGGAGCTGAGGAAAAAGATCAAAAATGAAGAGAAGGCAAGTGGAATAGAGACAGAGATGACAAACTTAGAAAACGCCTTGGAAGATTTGATTGAAAGAGAGGATGCAGCTGAGTCAGAAAATAGAGCAGTTGATGaccaaaagaaacaagacaGGGAAAATGCAGCAGATATGAGAAACAGAGCAATGGAAAGTCTCGGGCAGactaagaaaaggaaagagtcAGATGACAGTGaaaatgaaggaagaaaattaaaggaaaGGTCAAATGGCAATGCAACAGTGGCCTatctgagagaaaaaaattaa
- the LOC141886288 gene encoding discoidin, CUB and LCCL domain-containing protein 2-like: MMLLEIEAESFHQTPENCGKNVKLEGDTGPFTNPGGYKGYSNNTYCSWVIYTVFNGRIEVTFHDFDLEWSKTCKPYDYVRVTDKCNGSSTWSENLEDEEDGYCGNKEMFKVTSRCNNIRIEFKSDDSLTGKGFKATYKIIRDLKKPEIVSFCEDKTANCSEMKEATQFETIRLLCNVYAYPEAEVEWYVRGLNKSEADQPIDTHQNRMQNFRNGTLVIHNLRRNDTGWFRCFASNTVGNDSAMVYLRVKVCHFIRIFQTRRPLASGSSA; encoded by the exons ATTGCGGCAAAAACGTCAAATTAGAAGGTGACACAGGACCTTTCACGAACCCTGGCGGTTACAAGGGGTATTCTAATAATACGTATTGCAG TTGGGTTATTTACACAGTGTTCAACGGCAGAATCGAGGTGACATTTCATGACTTTGACTTGGAGTGGAGTAAGACCTGCAAGCCCTATGATTACGTCAGAGTGACAGACAAGTGCAATGGCTCAAGTACGTGGTCAGAGAACTTGGAGGATGAAGAAGATGGATATTGTGGCAACAAGGAAATGTTTAAGGTCACTTCTCGATGTAATAACATAAGGATAGAGTTCAAATCGGATGATTCTTTAACGGGGAAGGGCTTCAAAGCAACATATAAAATCATCCGGGATCTCA AGAAACCCGAGATAGTATCATTTTGCGAGGACAAAACTGCTAACTGTTCAGAAATGAAAGAGGCAACACAGTTTGAGACAATACGATTGTTGTGTAACGTGTATGCCTATCCCGAAGCGGAAGTCGAGTGGTATGTCCGAGGCCTAAACAAGTCGGAAGCCGATCAGCCGATTGATACTCACCAGAATCGTATGCAGAACTTTCGCAATGGAACCCTGGTGATCCACAACCTCCGAAGAAACGACACCGGTTGGTTCAGATGTTTTGCGAGCAACACGGTCGGAAATGATTCTGCTATGGTGTATTTGCGAGTGAAAG TTTGCCATTTTATCAGAATTTTCCAAACCAGGCGACCGCTTGCATCTGGCTCCTCCGCGTGA